The following proteins come from a genomic window of Streptococcus oralis:
- a CDS encoding DUF6892 domain-containing protein: MFNFFKRKRNKRFNQESHDKAKENQAVSERKLDLENDEANVDSEQILHFDHLNFKLAVIQVLMYDLEVLEPSFDIYDFADQYSEEEIDTESMEVIRPALEYFEALSIPKKYAEEVKEIYMDGGNEIYMNIIPQWDGEDETFDLNELSLSELQQFPNLKEATILSSNFDSVKEIFDAAGIEVELL; the protein is encoded by the coding sequence ATGTTTAATTTTTTTAAGCGAAAAAGAAACAAGCGGTTCAATCAGGAGTCGCATGACAAGGCTAAAGAAAATCAGGCTGTTTCTGAAAGGAAACTTGATTTAGAAAATGATGAAGCAAATGTGGATTCTGAACAAATCCTCCATTTTGATCATTTGAATTTTAAATTGGCCGTCATTCAGGTCTTAATGTATGATTTAGAAGTGCTTGAACCATCCTTTGATATTTATGATTTTGCTGATCAATACAGTGAAGAAGAGATTGATACTGAAAGCATGGAAGTTATAAGGCCTGCTCTTGAGTATTTTGAAGCATTATCTATTCCTAAGAAATATGCTGAAGAGGTCAAAGAAATTTATATGGATGGTGGAAATGAGATTTATATGAATATCATTCCACAATGGGATGGAGAGGATGAAACATTTGATTTGAATGAGCTCAGCTTATCCGAATTGCAACAATTTCCAAACTTAAAAGAAGCAACTATTTTAAGCAGCAATTTTGATAGCGTGAAAGAAATCTTCGATGCGGCTGGTATTGAAGTCGAGCTATTATAA
- a CDS encoding glycoside hydrolase family 13 protein produces MELTAIYHRPESEYAYLYKDMTMHIRIRTKKDDIESINLHYGDPFIFIEDRYEVIKEMSKVTSDALFDYWQVEVTVGHARLQYLFELKDKQGQSTLFGDKGCVENTLENLHYEGNGFKIPYIHEIDACHVPDWVAETVWYQIFPERFANGNPEISPEEALAWDSSIKPKTSDFFGGDLQGIIDHLDYLQDLGITGIYLCPIFGSPSNHKYNTTDYFEIDRHFGDKKTFRQLVEQAHERGMKIMLDAVFNHIGDQSPQWQDVLKHGEDSIYKDWFHIQNFPVVKENIVNKRELSYHTFAFESYMPKLNTANPQVRDYLLSVATYWIEEFYIDAWRLDVANEVDHQFWRDFRKAVLAKKPDLYILGEVWHTSQPWLNGDEFHAVMNYPLSDSIKDYFLRGVKKTSQFIDEINGQSMYYRQQISEVMFNLLDSHDTERILATAKGDSQLVKSALACLFLQRGTPCFYYGTELELDGGPDPDCRRVMPWERVSDSNDMLNFMKKLIQLRKSVSGIIQHGTYNLKEIKPDVLALEWNYDGQKLQAIFNQSTENYLVDSDVVALASHCQELEQQLVILPKGFVIQ; encoded by the coding sequence ATGGAATTAACAGCCATTTACCATAGACCAGAGTCGGAGTATGCTTATCTCTATAAGGATATGACAATGCACATTCGTATCCGGACCAAGAAAGATGATATTGAAAGCATCAACTTGCATTATGGAGATCCTTTTATCTTTATAGAGGATCGTTATGAAGTAATCAAGGAGATGAGCAAAGTTACCTCCGATGCTTTGTTTGATTACTGGCAAGTGGAGGTTACAGTTGGCCATGCACGACTCCAGTATCTCTTTGAACTCAAGGATAAGCAAGGTCAGAGTACCTTGTTTGGCGATAAGGGATGTGTTGAAAACACGCTAGAAAATCTTCATTACGAAGGAAACGGCTTTAAAATTCCTTATATCCATGAGATTGATGCTTGCCATGTTCCTGACTGGGTAGCTGAAACGGTATGGTACCAGATTTTTCCTGAACGCTTTGCTAATGGCAATCCTGAGATTTCTCCAGAAGAGGCTCTAGCTTGGGATTCCTCTATCAAACCAAAGACTAGTGATTTCTTTGGTGGGGATTTACAAGGGATCATTGATCATCTGGATTACTTACAAGACTTAGGAATTACTGGGATTTATCTCTGTCCTATCTTTGGGTCTCCAAGTAATCACAAGTACAATACGACAGATTATTTTGAAATTGATCGTCATTTTGGAGATAAAAAGACTTTCCGTCAATTAGTGGAGCAAGCCCATGAGCGTGGCATGAAGATCATGCTGGATGCTGTTTTCAATCATATTGGAGACCAATCTCCTCAATGGCAAGATGTTCTCAAACACGGTGAAGATTCTATTTATAAAGACTGGTTCCATATTCAAAACTTTCCAGTCGTTAAAGAAAATATTGTTAATAAAAGAGAACTATCCTACCATACATTTGCCTTTGAGAGCTATATGCCCAAGCTCAATACGGCAAATCCTCAAGTAAGAGACTATTTGTTAAGTGTTGCAACCTATTGGATTGAAGAGTTTTATATCGATGCTTGGCGCTTGGATGTGGCTAATGAAGTAGACCACCAATTTTGGCGAGATTTTCGAAAGGCAGTTTTAGCTAAGAAGCCCGACCTTTATATTCTTGGAGAAGTCTGGCACACATCTCAGCCTTGGCTAAATGGCGATGAGTTTCACGCAGTTATGAACTATCCTCTATCTGATAGTATCAAGGATTATTTCTTGCGTGGGGTTAAGAAGACCAGTCAATTTATCGATGAGATCAATGGACAGTCCATGTATTATAGACAGCAGATTTCAGAGGTTATGTTTAATCTTTTGGATTCGCACGATACAGAGCGCATTTTGGCTACTGCCAAGGGAGATAGCCAACTTGTTAAGTCTGCCCTAGCCTGCCTCTTTTTACAAAGGGGAACACCGTGTTTCTACTATGGAACCGAGCTAGAATTAGACGGAGGGCCAGACCCAGATTGTCGTCGCGTTATGCCTTGGGAACGTGTTTCCGACAGCAATGACATGCTTAATTTCATGAAGAAATTGATTCAGCTTCGCAAGAGTGTTTCAGGCATTATCCAACATGGAACCTACAACCTGAAAGAAATCAAGCCGGACGTGCTAGCTCTCGAATGGAATTATGATGGACAAAAACTCCAAGCTATTTTTAACCAATCAACTGAAAATTATCTTGTAGATAGTGATGTTGTAGCGCTAGCCAGTCATTGCCAAGAATTGGAACAGCAACTGGTGATATTGCCCAAAGGATTTGTGATTCAATAA
- a CDS encoding tetratricopeptide repeat protein yields the protein MLEEIKAYWYNLKTEYENRYGDTFLGDFNQSKKYLEQMQSYLQSKLEECPSNVDVVCTLASVMLELREGEAEYVEFLENFLDKFDNALDDKDKARIYTNIAFAEDYSRKSLEYLTQAEELKSPFAETYTALGLYYFSEYEFYRNQKNISISNEYFKMARDIDESYECSLNYAVSLYELKEYEKAKNLFLDLLSLYSDRMWLKLCIAYCEVHLGNKEEAISYLEQVKPGQDDNNYLSTDDIAEYQIFDAYYALEEYDIFLSYCDEEVDDSCYTADWAHLFYALWLKGKMERFVKLEDKNRTYLDEAIKEAMADENHDSEEEKLGTIASWKENKVKFEEMLSRIKEHASRPAMELKLYPEYSCFMVNCVRHRF from the coding sequence ATGCTAGAAGAAATAAAAGCATATTGGTATAATCTAAAAACAGAATACGAAAATAGATATGGGGATACATTTCTAGGCGATTTTAATCAATCAAAAAAATATCTTGAACAAATGCAAAGCTATCTTCAATCAAAGCTGGAAGAATGCCCATCAAATGTTGACGTGGTGTGCACGCTTGCGTCTGTTATGCTGGAACTAAGAGAGGGCGAAGCGGAATATGTAGAGTTTCTTGAGAATTTTCTGGATAAGTTTGATAATGCTTTAGATGACAAGGACAAAGCAAGAATTTATACAAATATTGCATTTGCTGAGGACTATTCCAGAAAGTCGCTAGAGTATTTAACTCAGGCTGAGGAGTTGAAATCGCCATTTGCTGAGACATATACAGCTCTTGGACTTTATTATTTTTCAGAATATGAGTTTTATAGAAACCAAAAAAACATATCGATAAGCAATGAATATTTCAAGATGGCAAGAGACATAGATGAAAGCTATGAGTGTTCTCTTAACTATGCAGTTTCTCTATACGAGCTTAAGGAATACGAAAAGGCGAAGAATCTATTCTTAGATTTGCTTAGCCTTTATTCGGATAGGATGTGGCTCAAACTGTGCATCGCTTATTGCGAGGTACATCTTGGAAACAAAGAAGAGGCAATTTCATATTTAGAGCAGGTAAAACCTGGGCAAGATGATAATAATTATTTGAGCACGGATGATATTGCAGAGTATCAAATCTTTGACGCTTACTATGCGCTCGAAGAATATGATATATTTCTAAGCTATTGCGACGAAGAGGTGGATGATAGCTGTTATACAGCTGATTGGGCGCATTTGTTTTATGCTCTGTGGCTAAAGGGCAAGATGGAACGCTTTGTCAAGCTTGAAGATAAGAACCGTACCTACTTGGATGAGGCTATCAAAGAAGCTATGGCTGATGAAAACCACGATAGTGAAGAGGAAAAGCTGGGAACTATCGCTAGCTGGAAAGAAAACAAAGTAAAATTTGAGGAAATGCTATCTCGGATAAAAGAGCATGCCTCAAGACCAGCAATGGAGCTGAAACTATATCCTGAGTATTCCTGCTTTATGGTGAACTGCGTTAGGCATAGGTTTTGA
- a CDS encoding phosphoribosylanthranilate isomerase, with protein sequence MSLLFEEFKTICFHLNQIGITPTLMGSLGFEYRSNEEWDPSDIDIHVPGDPRGWEAPDGLRIYDWEKIMQVMKDLGYSLIDIHEHEFQKDGVSVEYGTIDSLSDFAGISESDLELIQLGDITFRVPNLEQYLSIYQASSKDSYRNDQNNNKDFKKIDWLKNHLNV encoded by the coding sequence ATGAGTCTCTTATTTGAAGAATTTAAAACCATTTGTTTCCATTTAAACCAAATCGGAATCACACCGACGCTCATGGGGTCTTTGGGGTTTGAATACCGATCAAATGAAGAATGGGATCCGTCTGACATTGATATTCATGTTCCTGGCGATCCCAGGGGCTGGGAAGCTCCAGATGGTCTTAGGATTTATGATTGGGAGAAAATCATGCAAGTGATGAAAGACTTGGGATATAGCTTGATAGATATTCATGAGCACGAATTCCAAAAAGATGGAGTGAGTGTGGAATACGGAACAATCGATTCCTTATCTGATTTTGCAGGAATTTCCGAATCAGACCTAGAGCTTATTCAGCTTGGTGACATAACTTTTCGTGTTCCAAACCTAGAACAATATCTCAGCATTTATCAAGCCTCATCAAAAGATTCCTATCGAAACGATCAGAATAACAATAAAGATTTTAAGAAGATTGATTGGCTGAAAAATCATCTGAATGTTTAG
- a CDS encoding phosphohydrolase: MKMEVGKTYLVKKDIFSFKKGELWSLVDIGYQLYFGEHNFVFINAEKRKEFAVLCDSSDEDMQIYHQLEEYFESYQK, from the coding sequence ATGAAGATGGAAGTAGGGAAAACTTATCTTGTTAAAAAAGATATTTTTAGTTTTAAAAAGGGAGAACTTTGGTCATTAGTAGATATAGGGTATCAGCTTTATTTTGGTGAACATAATTTTGTTTTTATCAATGCGGAGAAGCGGAAGGAGTTCGCGGTTTTATGTGACAGCTCAGATGAAGATATGCAGATATATCATCAGTTGGAAGAATATTTCGAATCATACCAAAAATGA
- a CDS encoding SAP domain-containing protein gives MIESRPEFEKITSFDEFNKYYWYRDELSQICKSLGLENRGTKQELNDIIEQYFKGNLIKKSSIKSKKKQVEVATLDTPLLECGFSFNAHFREYFSTLTGVSPFKFTADMATAWRKVKREHDLSFTIQDMLKVYYGNSDYAKYDHSVCQWNQFLKDFCADENSRNYSNKLKVASILWKEVRNSSNEKIYSKNLLTEYADKIDEYDK, from the coding sequence TTGATAGAAAGCAGACCTGAGTTTGAAAAAATCACATCCTTTGATGAGTTTAATAAATACTATTGGTATCGTGATGAACTTTCACAGATATGCAAGTCGTTAGGGCTTGAAAATAGAGGTACAAAACAGGAACTCAATGATATTATTGAGCAGTACTTTAAGGGGAATTTGATTAAAAAGTCATCAATAAAAAGCAAGAAGAAACAAGTAGAAGTCGCTACCTTAGATACGCCCTTACTTGAATGCGGATTCTCCTTTAATGCACACTTTAGAGAATATTTCTCAACTTTAACAGGTGTTTCCCCCTTTAAATTTACTGCTGATATGGCCACTGCTTGGAGAAAAGTAAAAAGAGAACATGATTTAAGTTTTACAATCCAAGATATGCTAAAAGTTTATTATGGAAATTCAGATTATGCCAAGTATGACCATTCGGTTTGTCAATGGAATCAATTTTTAAAGGATTTCTGTGCAGATGAAAATAGTCGCAACTACTCCAACAAGTTAAAAGTAGCTTCTATCCTTTGGAAAGAAGTTAGAAATTCAAGTAATGAAAAAATTTATTCAAAGAATCTTTTGACCGAATATGCTGATAAAATAGACGAGTATGACAAGTAG
- a CDS encoding ADP-ribosylglycohydrolase, with protein sequence MLGAIVGDIVGSVYEWNNFKTKDLPLFCEDCFFTDGTVSPNR encoded by the coding sequence ATGCTAGGAGCAATAGTTGGAGACATTGTAGGTTCTGTTTACGAATGGAACAATTTCAAAACGAAAGACCTTCCTTTATTTTGTGAGGATTGTTTTTTCACGGATGGTACGGTAAGTCCGAACCGCTGA
- a CDS encoding alpha/beta fold hydrolase has protein sequence MKFHEFGDKNLPPILLIHGGGSSWWNYLRQARILSKEYRIILPNLNGHGEEYQLDYVSTEDSALEILGYIKANCGGKLFAIGGVSLGGQIAMELLSLDSEIAEKAIIDGSLCIPQLRLAKISIFLVSLFGKLMFNKFSCKLQLSMMNKLYPKLAYPEEIKAYYLEDLPRTPIKTLVTIYKNYMGCYKLKDMISASKAQVLYIYGEKELNCVKESAKLFHQLHSNTILYEAKGYNHGYLSAYLPYEWIDLVVPFLKSDSLEMCNESDMP, from the coding sequence ATGAAATTCCATGAATTTGGTGATAAGAATTTGCCTCCTATTTTACTGATACATGGTGGTGGAAGTTCTTGGTGGAATTATCTTCGTCAAGCACGAATCTTGTCAAAAGAATACCGTATTATTCTACCCAATTTGAATGGCCACGGCGAGGAATATCAACTTGATTATGTTTCTACTGAAGATTCTGCTTTGGAGATTCTAGGTTATATCAAAGCAAACTGTGGTGGGAAATTGTTTGCAATCGGTGGTGTTTCACTTGGTGGTCAAATTGCCATGGAGCTTTTGTCTTTAGACAGTGAAATTGCTGAGAAGGCCATCATAGATGGAAGCCTCTGTATTCCTCAACTAAGGTTAGCTAAAATCAGCATCTTTCTAGTGTCTCTATTTGGTAAACTGATGTTCAATAAATTCTCTTGCAAACTTCAGTTAAGCATGATGAACAAACTCTATCCTAAACTGGCTTATCCAGAGGAAATAAAAGCTTATTATTTGGAGGATTTGCCAAGGACGCCTATCAAAACATTGGTGACCATTTACAAAAACTATATGGGATGTTACAAGCTGAAAGATATGATTTCTGCTAGCAAGGCTCAGGTTCTGTATATCTATGGTGAAAAAGAATTGAACTGTGTGAAAGAATCAGCGAAATTATTTCATCAGCTACATTCAAATACAATTTTGTATGAAGCAAAGGGCTATAACCACGGCTATTTATCAGCTTACTTGCCTTATGAGTGGATTGATTTGGTGGTGCCATTTTTAAAGAGTGATTCATTAGAAATGTGTAACGAATCTGATATGCCATAA
- the rlmD gene encoding 23S rRNA (uracil(1939)-C(5))-methyltransferase RlmD has protein sequence MLKKNDIVEVEIVDLTHEGAGVARVDGLVFFVENALPTEKILMRVLKVNKKIGYGKVEECLAHSPHRNQDLDLAYLRSGIADLGHLAYPEQLKFKTKQVKDSLYKIAGIRDVEVAETLGMENPVKYRNKAQVPVRRVNGVLETGFFRKNSHDLMPLEDFFIQDPVIDQVVVALRDLLRRFDLKPYDEKEQSGLIRNLVVRRGHYSGQIMVILVTTRPKVFRVEQLIEQLIKQFPEIVSVMQNINDQSTNAIFGKKWKTLYGQDYITDQMLGNDFQIAGPAFYQVNTEMAEKLYQTAIDFAGLKADDVVIDAYSGIGTIGLSVAKHVKEVYGVEVIPEAVENSQKNATLNNITNAHYVCDTAENAMKSWLKEGIQPTAILVDPPRKGLTESFIKASSQTGADRIAYISCNVATMARDIKLYQELGYELKKVQPVDLFPQTHHVEAVSLLVRAD, from the coding sequence ATGTTAAAGAAAAATGATATTGTAGAAGTTGAAATTGTCGATTTGACCCATGAAGGTGCTGGAGTTGCTAGGGTAGATGGTTTGGTTTTCTTTGTAGAAAATGCTCTACCAACTGAGAAAATCCTCATGCGAGTCCTTAAGGTCAATAAAAAGATTGGCTATGGAAAAGTTGAAGAATGCCTTGCACATTCTCCGCATCGTAACCAAGACCTTGATCTAGCTTATCTGCGATCAGGTATCGCTGATCTGGGGCATCTTGCTTATCCAGAGCAGCTCAAGTTTAAAACCAAGCAAGTCAAAGACAGTCTCTACAAGATTGCTGGCATTAGAGATGTAGAGGTTGCTGAAACGCTTGGTATGGAAAATCCAGTCAAGTATCGAAATAAGGCACAGGTGCCCGTTCGTCGAGTGAATGGTGTCTTGGAAACTGGTTTTTTCCGTAAGAATTCGCATGACCTTATGCCTCTTGAAGATTTCTTTATCCAAGATCCTGTCATTGACCAAGTCGTAGTAGCTCTTCGAGATCTGCTCCGTCGTTTTGATTTAAAACCTTACGATGAAAAGGAGCAGTCTGGCTTGATTCGAAATCTTGTGGTGCGTCGTGGTCACTATTCAGGACAAATCATGGTCATTTTAGTAACAACTCGTCCGAAAGTTTTTCGAGTAGAGCAGTTGATTGAACAACTCATCAAGCAGTTTCCAGAGATTGTGTCTGTCATGCAAAATATCAACGACCAGAGCACCAATGCGATTTTTGGCAAGAAGTGGAAGACTCTTTATGGTCAAGACTATATTACGGACCAGATGTTGGGAAATGACTTCCAAATCGCTGGCCCAGCCTTTTACCAGGTCAATACTGAAATGGCAGAGAAGCTTTATCAGACAGCTATTGATTTTGCAGGATTAAAAGCAGATGATGTGGTGATCGATGCCTACTCAGGGATTGGAACGATTGGATTGTCCGTTGCGAAGCATGTCAAAGAAGTCTACGGTGTTGAAGTGATTCCAGAAGCAGTGGAGAATAGCCAGAAGAATGCTACCTTGAATAATATTACTAATGCACACTATGTCTGTGACACAGCTGAAAATGCCATGAAGAGCTGGCTCAAGGAAGGTATTCAACCAACCGCTATATTGGTTGATCCTCCACGCAAGGGATTGACCGAAAGCTTTATCAAAGCAAGCAGCCAAACAGGAGCAGACCGCATTGCCTATATCTCTTGCAATGTTGCCACCATGGCTCGCGATATCAAACTCTACCAAGAATTGGGATATGAATTGAAGAAAGTACAGCCGGTGGATCTGTTTCCACAGACGCATCACGTTGAGGCAGTATCACTGCTTGTACGAGCTGATTAA
- a CDS encoding DUF1002 domain-containing protein produces MRKKFFLTSAAVLWAATAMTSVHAATDVQKVIDETYVQPEYVLGSSLSEDQKNQTLSKLGYDASKDTKDIKTMTPDIYSKIMNVANDASLQLYSSAKIQKLGDKSPLEVKIETPENITKVTQDMYRNAAVTLGVEHAKITVAAPIPVTGESALAGIYYSLEANGAKVPQANKDLAQEELKALSDINAENKDKSGYDANKLNVALTDIKAGIAKAKEAKGNLTEEDVRKIVEDTLKNYKLDQVITGNQVNIIINFALNLSKSDILNNADFTKTLNDLKESIVSQAGDSFKNINLNFDANKALEDGGNFLSSLWQAIVNFFKSFGA; encoded by the coding sequence ATGAGAAAGAAATTCTTTCTAACAAGTGCTGCAGTATTGTGGGCCGCAACAGCTATGACGAGTGTCCACGCAGCAACCGATGTTCAAAAAGTAATCGATGAAACCTATGTACAACCTGAATATGTCCTAGGTTCTTCTCTATCTGAAGACCAGAAAAATCAAACTCTTAGCAAACTTGGCTATGATGCATCAAAAGACACCAAAGATATCAAAACTATGACACCTGATATCTATTCGAAAATTATGAATGTGGCTAATGATGCTAGTTTACAGCTCTATTCATCAGCCAAGATTCAAAAGCTGGGGGATAAGTCGCCTCTAGAAGTCAAGATTGAAACGCCTGAAAATATCACCAAGGTGACGCAGGATATGTACCGTAATGCAGCAGTAACGCTGGGAGTGGAGCATGCAAAAATCACAGTTGCAGCTCCTATTCCAGTTACAGGAGAGAGCGCCCTAGCAGGGATTTACTACTCGTTAGAGGCCAATGGCGCTAAAGTACCGCAAGCCAATAAAGACTTGGCCCAAGAGGAGCTAAAAGCCTTATCCGATATTAATGCTGAAAACAAGGACAAATCAGGCTATGATGCCAATAAACTCAATGTTGCTTTGACAGATATTAAGGCAGGAATTGCAAAGGCAAAAGAAGCCAAAGGCAATCTGACAGAAGAAGATGTCCGCAAAATTGTAGAAGACACGCTAAAAAACTACAAACTCGATCAGGTTATAACAGGAAACCAGGTCAATATCATCATCAATTTTGCGCTTAACCTCTCAAAGAGTGATATTTTGAACAATGCTGATTTCACTAAAACCCTAAATGACCTCAAGGAAAGTATTGTATCCCAAGCTGGAGATAGCTTTAAAAATATCAACCTCAACTTTGATGCCAATAAAGCGCTAGAAGACGGGGGGAACTTCTTGAGTTCCCTTTGGCAAGCCATTGTCAACTTCTTCAAGAGTTTTGGTGCTTAG
- a CDS encoding lysozyme family protein, with protein MFKFIRRMLVLAVLLFAGYKAYHIRQDVKQVMTYQPMVREILSERDTLANEELVLAMIYTETKGKERDVMQSSESASGATNTINDDASSIRQGIQTLTDNLYLAQSKGVDVWTAVQAYNFGPAYIDFIAQNGKENTLALAKRYSRETVAPILGNTTGKTYTYINPISIFHGAELYENGGNYYYSRQVRFNLYIMKFFNFF; from the coding sequence ATGTTTAAATTTATAAGAAGAATGCTAGTGCTAGCAGTCCTTCTTTTTGCTGGATACAAAGCCTATCATATTCGTCAGGATGTAAAGCAAGTCATGACCTATCAACCTATGGTTCGGGAAATCCTTAGTGAAAGAGATACTCTAGCCAATGAAGAGTTGGTGCTCGCCATGATTTATACCGAAACGAAGGGTAAAGAGCGGGATGTTATGCAGTCTAGTGAGTCTGCTAGTGGCGCTACCAATACCATCAATGACGATGCCTCTAGTATTCGCCAAGGGATACAGACACTAACAGATAACCTCTATTTGGCACAGAGCAAAGGAGTAGATGTCTGGACCGCCGTTCAAGCCTATAATTTTGGCCCTGCCTATATCGACTTTATCGCTCAGAATGGCAAGGAAAATACTCTGGCACTAGCCAAGCGTTACTCCCGAGAAACGGTCGCTCCTATCCTTGGCAATACTACTGGGAAGACCTACACCTATATCAATCCTATTTCTATCTTTCACGGAGCCGAACTCTATGAAAATGGTGGAAATTATTACTACTCAAGACAGGTTCGCTTTAATCTCTATATCATGAAATTTTTTAATTTCTTTTAA
- a CDS encoding nucleoid-associated protein: protein MDIYIKKAIIHQFSPDDTELFLADKFLNITPKIEEYLRKKIERVYSDEAKTGIFEEENPFFNHIADDLLETSVTLANLWKEEFSISENLKTNDLVFVEFSKEGVEHFAFLRIALRETLTHLGGEVDNPIKLTQNNLPGFGTGADEALVVNLQSRKYHLIEKRIKYNGTFLNYFSDNLLAVAPKISPKKSIKELEKTAQRIAESFNTDDFQFQSKVKSAIFNNLEESNELSPEKLANDLFDNNLTARLSFIDQVKEAVPEPVQFDEIDASRQLKKFENQKLSLSNGIELIVPNNVYQDAESVEFIQNDNGTYSILIKNIEDIQSK, encoded by the coding sequence ATGGACATTTATATTAAGAAAGCTATTATCCATCAGTTCAGCCCAGATGATACCGAGCTGTTCTTAGCGGATAAGTTTCTCAATATCACTCCAAAAATCGAAGAATACCTGCGCAAAAAAATCGAACGTGTGTATTCAGATGAAGCTAAGACTGGGATTTTCGAGGAAGAAAATCCCTTCTTCAATCACATCGCAGACGATTTGTTGGAGACTTCAGTAACACTGGCTAATCTTTGGAAAGAGGAATTCAGTATTTCTGAAAACCTCAAGACCAATGACTTGGTTTTTGTTGAGTTTTCTAAAGAAGGTGTAGAGCATTTTGCTTTCTTACGAATTGCCCTGCGGGAAACCTTGACCCACCTTGGGGGAGAAGTTGATAATCCAATCAAGCTAACTCAGAATAACCTGCCTGGATTTGGAACGGGAGCTGACGAGGCCTTGGTGGTCAATCTTCAAAGTCGCAAGTACCATCTCATCGAAAAACGTATCAAGTATAATGGGACTTTCTTGAATTATTTTTCAGACAATCTCCTTGCCGTAGCCCCTAAGATTTCTCCTAAGAAATCCATCAAGGAATTGGAAAAAACGGCCCAGAGAATTGCTGAGTCCTTTAACACAGATGATTTTCAATTTCAATCCAAGGTCAAATCAGCGATTTTTAACAATCTTGAAGAAAGCAATGAATTGTCACCTGAAAAATTGGCTAATGACCTTTTTGATAACAATCTAACAGCTCGTCTAAGTTTTATCGACCAAGTCAAGGAAGCTGTACCAGAACCAGTCCAGTTTGATGAAATTGATGCCAGTCGTCAGCTCAAGAAATTTGAAAACCAAAAACTTTCCTTGTCAAATGGAATTGAGCTCATCGTTCCTAATAACGTCTATCAAGACGCGGAGTCGGTTGAGTTTATCCAAAATGACAATGGAACCTACTCTATCTTAATCAAAAATATCGAGGATATTCAAAGTAAATAA